GCGGGGAAGCTGCAGCACTTCCGGCCCTCGCTCGACGTGCGGGCGCCCGGCATCCGCGAAGCAATCCGCAACTTCGTTCCGGTGGTGTCGGCGCGGGGGGTGGTCAGCCTCAGCGCGCTGGTGGAACTCCAGCTGGCCAGCTTCCTCGCCGCCGGGGCGGTCGCGATCCTCGGCTACGCGCAGAGGCTCTACCTCCTGCCCATCTCGCTCTTCGGTCTCGCGGTCGCGGCTGCCGAACTCCCGGAACTCTCGCGTCAGCGGGGCCAGGCCAGGGAGGTGATTGCGGGACGGGTGTCCGAGGCGCTGGAGCGGGTGGCGTACTTCGTGATTCCGTCGACGTTGGCCTACCTGCTCTTCGGCGATCTCGTCACGGCGGCCATCTACCAGCGCGGCGAATTCGGCCCCATGGACACCACGGCAACCTATGCCGTCCTGGCCGCCTACAGCCTCGGGCTGTTTGCCTCGGCCAACTCGCGCATGCTCTCTTCGGCGTTCTACGCGGTACGCGACCCGCGGTCGCCGGCCCGCGTGGCCGGGGTGCGCGTGGCTGTGTCGCTGCTGGTGGGCGGGGCGCTCATGTTTCCCTTCGACGCCTTCGAGGTGGGTCCCCTGCGTCTTGGCGCGGTTGGGCTCGGCCTGGGCACTTCGCTGGCGGCTTGGCTGGAGTACGTGCTGCTCCGCAGGAAGCTCGGACGCGCGCTGGGACCGCATGGGATGGCACGAGGGCGGCTGCCCCGTCTGCTCGCGGCGGGACTGCTCGCAACCGCCGCCGGATATGGAGGAGAGCTGCTCTTCGGAGACCTCAACCCGGTTCTCGCGGCTGCGGGCACGCTCCTGTCCTTCGGGGCCGTGTATCTCGCCGCTACGCGACTGTTCGGACTCCGTCTGGGAGGCGGCGCATGACGATCGCACCCCGGAATCTCGACCACCTCCCGGTCCTCCCGGGGGTGTACATGCTGAAGGACGGCGACGGCGAGGTGCTCTATATCGGCAAGGCCAACGCTCTGCGCGCGCGCGTGCGCAGCTATTTCCGCCCGGATCGCGCGCAGTCGCTCCGAACGCGCGAGCTGGCCCGCCGCAGCGCCGCCGTGGAAACCATCGTGGTGGGCTCGGGCGCCGAAGCGCTCATCCTGGAGGCGAACCTCATCAAGGAATACCGTCCGCGGTTCAACATTCAGCTGCGCGACGACAAGAGCTATCCGCATATCAAGGTCACCGTGGCCGAGCCCTTCCCGCGCGTATTCGTCACACGCCGGCTGCGCCAGGACGGATCGCGCTACTTCGGGCCCTATACTTCGGTGGGCCTGATGCGCCAGTCGCTCGAGGTCGTCAAGCGGCTTTACACGGTACGCTCCTGCCGCTACCGGCTGCCGAAGGAGGCTCCGGCGCGTCCCTGCCTGGACTACCATATCGGGCGTTGCCAGGCGCCGTGCGTGGGGTTGCAGAGCCGGCGCGCCTACCGCGAGATGATCGATGAGATACTGCGGGTGCTGGGGGGCGATACCGAGTCCGTGCGGACGCGCGTGGAGACGCGCATGCAGTCCGCCGCCGAGGCGCTGAACTTCGAGGCCGCCGCAAGGCACCGGAACGTGCTCCAGGGGCTGGATGCGCTGAGCCGCCACCAGCGGGCCTACCGCCTGGGAGGCGGCGATCAGGACGTGATCGGGCTGGCCCGGGACGGTGAACTCGGTACCGCAGTGGTTCTCCGCATCCGGGGCGGGATTCTGCTCGGCCGGGAGACCCGGCGGCTCTCGGGCCTATCCGACGAGGACGACGGCGCGCTACTGAGCGCGGTGGCCTCCCGGTTCTACCTCGGCTCGGGACGGGAGGGGCAGGCCGAGCTTCCCAGGGAGGTGCTCATTCCCGCCGAATTCGAGGATCGCCCCCTGATTGAGGGCATCCTCAGCCGGGCGGCCGGGCGCAAGGTGGTGTTCCACCGGCCTCAGCGGGGTGACAAGGTGCGGCTGATCGAGCTCGCCAGCGCCAATGCGCGCCACACCATGGAGGACCGGGTGACCGCGCTCGAGTACGCCGCAGACCGCGCCGACGAGGTGCTGTACGATCTGCAGAACCGGCTCGGGCTCAAGGTGGTTCCGCGGCTGATGGCCTGCTTCGACGTTTCCCACACCCAGGGAACGGATGTAGTTGCGAGCGTCGTGGTCTTCCGCAACGGCGAGCCCCGCAAGGCCGGGTATCGGCGCATGCGCATCCGGGGTGGCTGGGGCAACGACGACTACCGCTCCATGGGCGAAGCCGTTTCCCGTTACGCGAACAGGCTTGTCAAGGAAGGAGCCCCGGTGCCGGACCTCGTGCTGGTGGACGGCGGGAGGGGCCAGCTTTCGGTTGCGCGCGGGGCGCTCGGTTCGGCGGGACTGCGCGAGACGGCGGTGGCGTCGCTCGCGAAGCGCGAGGAGGAGGTGTTCCTGCCCGGCAGGCGCCGGCCGGTGCGCATGGGGCGCGCGGACCGGGCGCTCCATCTGCTGCAGCGCATGCGCGACGAAGCCCACCGCTTCGCAGTATCCTACACCCGCAAGCTCAGACGCAGACGCACGCTCACGAGCGAACTCGAGCGGATTCCCGGGATCGGCGACAAGCGGCGGCAAGCTCTGCTGGCGCGCTTCGGGTCGGTGCGCGGTGTACGTTCCGCGAGCCGGGCCGAGATCGCGAGGCTGCCCGGCTTCAGCGACGTGCTCGCGACGCGGGTGCTCACCTACCTGGGGAGTTGACCGTGTCCAGGCCAACGGAGGACCAGCCCGGTATGACCGTCCGCACCCGTTTCGCCCCCAGTCCCACAGGCCGCCTGCACGCGGGAAACGCGCGCGTGGCCGTCTTCAACTGGGCGTTCGCGCGCCACCACCGCGGAACCTTCATCCTGCGCGTGGAGGACACCGACGTCGAGCGCAACGTGGAGAACTCGCTCGAGACCATCCTGGAAGACCTGCGCTGGCTCGGGACTCTCTGGGACGAAGGCCCTGAGGTGGGCGGCGGTTTCGGCCCGTACCGACAGAGCGAGCGGAAGCGCGGGTACGGCGAAGCCGCGGGTCGCCTGGTGGAGGCGGGGCTGGCCTACCCCTGCTATTGCGGTGTCGAGGGCGCGGGGGAACCGGGCTTCCGCTACCCCGGGACCTGTCGGACCCTGACCCGGGACGAGCGGGGCCGGCGCGAGCGCGAAGGGACCCGCCCGGTGACGCGCTTTCACGTCCCCGCCGGCGAGATCGTGGTGCGCGACGAGGTCTACGGAACGGTCTCGTTTCCGCCGGCCGAGTTCGGCGATTTCGTGATCGTCCGCGCGGACGGGCGCCCGACCTACAACTTCGCGGTGGTGGTGGATGACATCGCCATGCGGATCACGCACGTCATTCGCGGGGTGGGCCACCTGTCCAATACCCCCAGACAGGCAGTGCTCTTCGATGCGCTGGATGCCCCGCGGCCGGTCTTTGCCCACCTCCCGATGGTGCTGGGCACGGACCGCCGCAAGCTGTCGAAGCGCGAGGGCGCGTCCTCGCTGGCGCTGTTGCGCGAGGCGGGATACCCGGCTTCCGCGGTCATGAACTATCTCTCGCTGCTGGGGTGGTCCGCCCCCGATGGGAAAGAGATCCTTACGCCCGTTGAACTGGTCCGGGAGGTGGGACTCGAGCGCATCGGTGCCAGCAACACCGTGTACGACCCCGACAAGCTGCGCTGGGTGTCGGGGAGGCACATCGCCGACATGCCGCTCACGGAGCTGGCTCGCGCGGTCGCGCCTTTCGTCGATCCGGCGCGCGTTCCCGTGGACCGCTACGACCTGACCCGCGCCGTTGACGTGATCCGCGGGCGCATGACCACGTTCGCGGAGATCAACGACCATCTCTCGCTGTTCCTGGTGGCCCGTGGGCCGGAGCTGGACCGCCTTCAGACGGCTCTGCGGAACGACGCGGGTGCGGGCGCGGTGTTGCGCGCGGTGGCCGGCGGGCTTGCCGCCCTGCCCGAGTGGGAGCCTCGCGCCATCGGGGGGGCGATCCGCGCCGCGGGCAAGGAGGCGGGCGCCCGGGGCCCCGCGCTGTTCCATCCCGTGCGAGAGGCGGTGACCGGGCGGAAGAGCGGCCCGGATCTGGGACAGGTGCTGGGCGTCTACGGTCGCGACGAGACGCTGGAGCGCATCTCCGCGGCGCTTCCGGACGGGTTGGCGCAGGACTGAGGCAACGATCGCCACAGGCCCGTCCCGAGCGGATCGTGAGGTCCGCCTCCGGGTTTGACGAGAGTCCCCCTTCATGTGATACTGTCAGGTTCTACGGGTGCGATTATCTGGTACTCGGGAACCACGCGCGCAAGCGGGCAGTTCGGGCGCGCATCAATCGAGAGGAGGAAGCCGGATGAAGTTCCTGCGTCGTGTCGTGCTGGCGGCGAGTATGGTGATCGTGGCGGGCGCATGCGCCGCCGGTTCAGGGGGTGGCGGAGGCGACACGCCCATGCCGCCGGGCATGGAAGAGGGAGTCCCGCCGCGCGACAACATGTTTACGCGCACGGCCGCGCTGGCATTGTCCCAGGCAATGCAGAACGCCGACCCCGGGGAGCGCCAGTCGCGGTACCAGGAAGCGCTTCAGGCGGCCCTCGACGGCATCGAAAACGATCCTGGCAATCCTCAGTCGTACCGTCAGGCCGGAGAAGCCTTCGTCGGGCTGAACGACCTCGCCGGGGCCGACTCGATGTGGACCACGGCCGAAGATCTCTACCCGCTCTATTCGTTCGACCTGGATCCCCTCCGCGAGCAACAGTGGGTGAATCAGTACAACCTGGCGGTGAACCAGATCCAGACGGGCGACATGGAAGGGGCGATTCCCCAGCTGGAGTCGGCCCACACGATCTACAAGGGACGCCCGGAGGCGATGCTCAATCTGGGCTCGCTTCACGCGCAGCTCGGGAACGACGGAGATGCGGTGGAGTGGTACAGGACCGCACTCGAACTGCTTCGAAGCGACGAATTCGACGCGCAGCCGGCAGACGTCCAGGCGACATGGTCGGAGAACGAGGAGATCGCGGCCTTCAATCTGGCCCAGATCCTCGCCAACGCCGGCCGCAACGAGGAGGCCGAGGTCGCCTACCGCACCTATCTCGAGCGAAGCCCGGACAACGTCACCGCGCTCAGCAACCTCGCCGTGGTCCTGATGGCCATGGACCGCAACGAGGAGGCTGCAGAGATCTACCAGGGGCTTCTGGCGCGCACCGACCTGGATGCGCGCGACTACTACGTTACCGGCATCGGCCTCTACAACGCCGAGAACTATTCGATGGCGGCGCAGGCCTTCGGCCGGTCGTACGAGCTCATTCCCGAGAGCCGGGACGCGCTCTACAACTACGCCCAGGCCCTCTACCTCGCCGGTGAGCTGGACGAGCTGTACCCGGCCGCGGTATCGCTCGCGGAGATGGACCCGTACAACAACAACGTCTACCGGCTGCTCGCGCAGGGTCTCATGGCCCAGGGCGACACGGCTGAGGCGGCGCGGGTGCTGGAAGAGGAGATGGCGACCCTGGAGTTCGAGATCGACGGCACCATCCTGCAGCCCTTCGGCGGCGGCGGTGGGGTCGTCAACGGGGAGCTCCTCAACCACTCTCTGGAAGGCGGCTCCGTCGACATCCGCGTGTTCTTCTACGGCGTGGACGGACTCGAAATCGGAACCCAGGATGTCTCGGTGCCGGTGCCTGCGGCGGATATGAGGGAGGTGTTCCGAGTCGAACTCGACACCGACCAGGATGTGGTCGCCTATCGATACGAGGTCATTTCGCCGGAGCCATAATTCCCAGGGCCTGCGGGAGCCCCGGGCGACGAGGCGGACGACGCGTCGCCCCGGGCCGCTGCCCGGTCAGGTCCGCCCGCGGGCGTAGCTCAGTTGGTAGAGCATCAGCTTCCCAAGCTGAGGGTCGCCGGTTCGAGCCCGGTCGCCCGCTTCCTTCCCGGGTGACGAATCCGCCACCCGTTCCTCGCCGGCGCGAGGCCCGCCTGCCCCCAGACCTGGAGACGAGCATCATGAAGGCCATGCTGACCGCGACCTCCGCCATCGCCCTGCTGGTTGCCGCCTGCGGGCCCGGAGCCGGGCCCCCGGGAGAGCCGGAGCAGACGACCGGACGCACGCCCCAGTTCGAGAACGAGTATGTCGAGGTCTGGAAGAGCGTGATCGTGCCCAACCAGCCGCTGGAGATGCACCGTCACGACAATCCCCGCGCCATCATCGCGCTCAGGGGTGGAACCCTGACGGTCGTGAACGACGCGGGCGAGCGGCGCGACATGACCTGGGAGACCGGCAGCGCCTACTGGCTGGAGGCGGACCCGCCGGGCGAACTGCATGGGGACGTGAACGAGGGACCCGAGCCGGTGGAAGTGATCGTCGTGCAGCTCAAGCGTCCGGCGATGGAGGGGGCGCCGGGCGGCCGCTGACCGACGGCGGAGCGGCCGGAGGACGACAGGGATGGTTCGGATAGCCGGGGTCGAGAGCGGGAGCATCGCCGACGAGCTCCGGCTGGAGATCGGTACCCGCATCGTGCGCATCAACGGACAGCGCGTGCGCGACGGCATCGACCTCGCCTTCCTGCTCGGAGACCCGGACCTGGCCGTCGAGACGGTCTCTCCCGCGGGCGACCGCTTCGTGTACGAGATCGAACGGGATCCGGGGACGCCGGTCGGGCTGGTCCCGGAACCCGACAAGATCCGCGAATGCGCCAACAAGTGCGTCTTCTGCTTCATCGACGGGAACCCGAAGGACGCCCGCCAGAGCCTGTGGCTGCGGGATGACGACTTCCGGCTCTCCTTCACCTACGGCAGCTACGTCACCCTGACCAACCTGGGACCGCGCGGCCTTCAGCGGCTCGTGGACCAGCGCATCTCGCCACTTTACGTGAGCGTGCACGCCACCGAACCGGCGGTCCGCGAACGTCTGCTGGTCAACCGGCGAGCGGGGCTCATCATGGAACAGCTCTCCTTCCTGCTCGATGGGGGGCTGGAGGTGCACACCCAGGTGGTGCTCTGCCCGGAATGGAACGACGGCGCGCACCTCGACCGGACCATCGACGACCTCTGGTCGCTGGGGCCGGGGGTGCGGTCTCTGTCGGTGGTTCCGGTGGGGCTGACCAGGTACAACGAGAACCGGCCGGTGCGACGCCTCACCGCGGCCGGGGCCGCGTCCGCGATCGAGCAGGTCGAGCGGGCCCGGCAGCGGACGCCCGGGCGGCGCGAGACGCGGTGGGCCTACGCCGCCGACGAGATGTTCCTGATCGCGGGGATGGGGGTTCCAGGTGTTGCCTACTACGACGACTTGTCGCTCATGGAAAACGGGGTCGGCGCGGTGCGCCGCTTCCTGGACGACCTGGACGCCGGGATGGGCACGCTTCCCGATTTCTCCGGGCACCGCATCCGGATAGTGACGGGCCGGTCGATGGCGCCCTGGATCGAAGCCCGCGCCGGGCAGCTGGAATCCGCCACGCGGGCGGAAGTCGAGGTGCTGGCCGTGACCAACCGCTACTTCGGAGACGGGGTCACGGTGGCGGGCCTGCTTGCGGGGCGCGACATGCGCGCGGCGCTGGGGGAGGGAAGGCGGGAGGACGTCGTCCTGCTTCCGGCGGAGGCCGTCAACGCCGACGGAATGTTTGTCGACGACTATCCCCTCGCGCGCCTGGAGCGCGAACTGGCGCCGGCGAAGGTGCTCGCAGGCCACGAGATCACGCGCCTGCTGTCGGAAACATGATCGGCACCCGGCTCCCGGTGGTCGCGGTCGTCGGCCGTCCCAACGTGGGCAAATCCACCCTCTTCAATCGTGTTCTGGGACAGCGCAAGGCGATCGTTGACGACACCCCGGGCGTGACGCGGGACCGGCACTTCGCCCGCGCCGACTGGGCGGGAAGGGATTTCTTCCTCGTCGACACGGGCGGGGTGGTGGAGGGCAGCGACAGCCCGCTCGACCGGGCGGTGCGCGCCCAGGCGCTGGCGGCGGTCGAGGAAGCCGACCTGATTCTCTTCGTTGTCGACGCCAGGGACGGCATCCATCCGCTGGACGAGAAGCTCGCCACGCTGCTGCGGCTGAGCGAGCGCCCGGTCCTGCTGGTGGCGAACAAGGTGGACAACCTTCCGCGCGAGACCTCCCACCACGAGTTCTGGGCGCTGGGCGTCGGCGAGCCGGTCCCGGTGAGCGCGATCTCCGGGAAGGGAAGCGGCGACCTGCTGGACGTGGTGCTCGAGGCGCTGCCCGACCCCGAAGCCGCCCCTGCGGAACCGGACACGGTGCGGGTGGCGGTGATCGGCAAGCCCAACGTGGGCAAGTCGAGCTTCGTCAACCGGCTCTTCGGCGAGGAGCGCATGGTGGTCAGCGAGACGGCCGGCACCACGCGCGACGCCGTGGACTCGACGATGCGCTACCACGGCCGCAACCTGGTCTTCGTGGACACCGCCGGGCTCCGCCGCCAGGCCCGCATCCACGACTCCATCGAGTACTACGCGTGGCTGCGGGCGACCCGGGTGATCCGCGAGGCGGACGTCTGCCTGGTTCTGACGGACGCCGCCTCCGGCATCCACATGCAGGACGTGAAGGTCGCCGAGGCCGCGTGGGACTCGGGCTGCGGGGTCATCCTGGTCGTAAACAAGTGGGATCTGGTCGAGAGAAACGGCTCTACGGCGCCCGGAATAGAGAAGGTCGTGCGCGCGCGAACCCCCTTTCTTCGCTGGGTGCCCTTCGTCTTCACCTCGGCGCTCACCGGCCAGCGGGTGCGCAGGACCCTCGATCTCGTGCTCCGGGTCCAGGCCGAGCGGGAGCGGCGCATCCCGACCGCCGAGTTGAACCGGGAGCTGGGGCGGCTCGTGGCACGGCATCCGCCGGCGCACTCGCGCGGGCGCGCGGTGAAGGTTCGCTACGGCACGCAGGTGGGCGTCGCCCCTCCGGCCTTCGTCCTCTTCAGCAATCTGCCGAGGGAGATTCAGCCGGCCTACGTTCGCTATCTTGAGAACGGGTTCCGCAGCCGGTGGCCGTTGGCCGGCTCCCCGCTGCGGATGCGCTTCAAGGCGGATGGAGGCTCGGGCAGACGATGACCCCGCTGATCTGGGTGCTGGCCGCCTATCTTGCGGGATCGCTCCCCACCAGCTTCGTGGTGGGGAAGATGATCGGCGGAATGGACCTGCGGCGCGAGGGGAGCGGCAACCTGGGCGCGACCAACGTCTACCGCGCGATGGGATTGCGCGTGGCAGTGCCGGTGGGACTGGTGGACGTCGCCAAGGGCTGGCTGCCGGCCTGGCTGTTTCCGATGCTTGACGGCGGCGCCGCGGACGGATGGGCCGCAGCCTACGGGGCGGCCGCGATCCTCGGCCACACCTTCTCCTGCTGGGTGCGCTTCCGGGGCGGGAAGGGCGTGGCCACCGCCGCCGGAGCCTTTCTCGCGCTGTCGCCGCTCGCCGTGTTGGCCGCCGCGCTGGTCTGGGCGATGGTCCTGGCGATGCGGGGCATCGTCTCGCTGGCATCGATCGCGGCGGCGGTCGCGCTTCCGGCGACGGTGCTGGCTGGGAATGCAGCGGGTCGCGCGGCGGATCCCTGGGTCACGGGGTTTGCGATCCTGGCCGGCGCCTTCGTCATCTGGGCGCACCGGTCCAACATCGGCCGGCTGCTGCGGGGGGAGGAAAAGCGCATACACGCCGATCGCCGGGCCCGGCGAGACGAAGGTGGCTGATTCGGCCTGCAGGATCGGCGTGCTGGGGGCCGGCAGCTGGGGGACGGCGCTGGCGGCGCTTGCCGCCGACAGGGGGCACGATGTCTGCCTGTGGGCGCGCGAGCCGGAGGTCGTGCAGCAGATCCGGGAGGGCGGCGAGAACCAGTGCTTCCTGCCCGGCATCGAACTTCCGCGCGAACTGGACGCGACCGGCAAGATGGAACGGGCCGTCGCCGGCGCGGAGATCGTCATGTCGGTGAGCCCGGCCCAGTACGCCGGGGCTGTGGTGGGTGGCGCCGCCCGCTTCCTGGAACCCGATGCCGTGGTCGTGTCCGCCTCCAAGGGGATCGAGATCGCGACCTTGCGGCGCATGGACGAGGTGATGGCCGAGCTGCTCACGCCGCGACAGAGCGAGCGCCTGACCGTGCTCTCGGGTCCGAGCTTCGCGGCGGAGGTGGTGCGCGGCCAGCCCACCGCGGTGGTGGCGGCGAGCCGGTCGGAGGAAGCCCGCCTGCTGGTCCAGGCCGCCCTGCAGGGGCCCAGCTTTCGCGTCTACACCAACGACGACGTGATCGGCGTCGAACTGGGCGGCGCGCTCAAGAACGTGATCGCGCTCGCCGCCGGGGTGGTGGCTGGCCACGGCTTCGGGCACAACACGCTCTGTGCGCTGATCACCCGCGGCTTGGCCGAAATAACCCGGCTCGGGGTTGCCATGGGCGCCCGTCCACCCACCTTTTTCGGACTGGCGGGAATGGGCGATCTGGTCCTTACCTGCACCGGCCACGTGAGCCGCAACCGCACCGTGGGCTACGAGCTCGGACGGGGGCGCACCCTGGACGACATCCTGGGCGGGATGACGGCGGTGGCGGAGGGGGTGAAGACGGCCGAAGCCGTGCACGAGCTGGCCGCCAGGTATCGGGTGGAGATGCCGATCTGCGACCAGGTTTACGATATCCTGATGGGGAGAACAGACCCTGCCGAGGCGGCGAACAACCTCATGATGCGGGATCCCAAGCCGGAGCACTGGTCGTGACCGCGTCTCCGGTCCCGGGGCCCGGGAGGAGCCATTGAACGAACCGATCGCGCAACGCGCGTACTATTCCATCGGCGAAGTATGCGACCTCACCGGCATCCAGGCGCATGTGCTGCGCTACTGGGAAACACGATTCGAGCTGCTTCGACCCGTGAAGAACCAGGCCGGCAACCGGGTCTATCGGCCGCGGGAGGTCGAACTGGTGCTCCTGCTCAAGCGTCTGCTCTACGAAGACAAGTACACCGTGGAGGGTGCCCGCCAGGAACTGGCCCGGATGCGCAGGACGGGAGGCCTCCAGGAGGCCCGCAAGGCGGCGCTCGCTCCCGAACTTCGCGGCCAGCTCAAGAGCGACCTGGCGGAGTTGATGGACATCCTCTCCGTCCCCGGCCAGACCGGCGATTCCTGACCGGACGCGCATGCACATCCTGTGCACGAACGATGACGGCTACATGGCTCCGGGCCTGGCCATTCTTCAGAGCGCCGCACGACGGCTCGGCTCGGTGCATGTTGTGGCGCCCGACCGCGAGCAGAGCGCGACCAGCCACTCGCTCACGCTGCACCTTCCGCTACGCGCCCGAACGGGCCCCGGGGGCGTTTCCGTAGTCGACGGCACGCCCACGGACTGCGTCATCCTGGCGCTGAGCGCGCTGCTGGAGGAGCGTCCCACGGTCTGCTTCTCCGGCGTCAACCACGGGTCGAACATGGGAGAGGATGTCCTCTATTCGGGAACGGTGGCGGCCGCAATGGAAGCGACCGTGCTCGGCATTCCGTCGGTCGCGGTGTCGTACGCCGGACGCGACCTGACGGAGGGACTGGGCTGGTCCGAGCCTCTGTCCGACCTCCTGAAGCAGGTGCTTGACAGACCTTTCCCCACCGACACGCTCTTCAACGTCAACCTCCCCCCGATTCCGCCGGCGGAGGCGAAGGGGGTGCGGGTCACCCGGCTGGGCCGCCGCAGGTACAGCGATTCGCTGATGCGCGGCCACGATCCGATGGGAAAGGAGTACTACTGGATCGGGGCGTCCACGCCGGCGTGGAGCGGCTCCGCCGATTCGGATTTCCGTGCCGTGGAGGAGGGCTACGTTTCGGTGACCCCCCTCCATCTCGACCTCACCAACTACAGGCTTCTCGAGGAGGTGCGGGCGTGGGACCTGACGATGGATCCCGCTCCCTGATACGCCGTCTCTACGACTGGGTGCTGAGCTGGGCCGGGACGCCGTACGGCGCCTGGGCGCTTGCGGTGCTCGCGCTGGCCGAGTCGTCGGTGTTCCCGATTCCGCCCGATCCGCTGCTGCTGGCGCTCTGCCTGGGCGCTCCGGCGGCGTCCATGCGCTTTGCGGCGCTGACCACGGCGGCGTCGGTCATTGGTGGCGTGATCGGCTACGGCATCGGGGCGGGCGCGTGGCACCTCTTCGACCAGTTCTTCTTCGACCATGTCCCGGGAGTGTCGCCGGAGAGCTTCGCGCGCGTCCAGGAACTCTACGGGCGCTACGACTTCTGGGTGATCTTCCTGGCGGGCCTGACTCCGCTTCCGTACAAGGTGTTCACGCTCTCGGCCGGGGTCTTCGCCATCGATTTCCCGGTGTTCGTGCTGGCCAGTTGCGTCTCGCGGGGACTGCGCTTCTTCGTGCTCGGAGGTCTGGTCTACCGATGGGGCTCCGCGTTGCGGGGCGCGATCGATCGCCATTTCAACACCTTCACCTGGCTCTTCGGCATTCTGCTGGTGGCGGGCTTCGCGGTGGTGGCGTTGCTCCGCTGAAGCGGACGGCGGTAGAATGGGGTTCGCGCGCCTCCGTAGCTCAGGTGGACAGAGCACCGGATTCCTAATCCGGGGGCCGCAGGTTCGAGTCCTGCCGGGGGCACTTCGAGAGGTCGCGGGCCGCAAGAGGCAGCCTGCCATCACGTTCCGTCATCCGAGGTAAACCAGATGATGTCCTTCGCTCATGTGTTCGCATTGGCCGTCGCGGTTCAGGCCGCGCCGGATCGCGTGGAAGTGCTCCCCGCCAGCGCGGAAGTCGGCGTCGACGCGGTGCTGCCGCTCACCGCCCGGGTCCTGGACGCCGAAGGGGCGGTCATCGAGGGCGCCGCCGTCACCTGGGTGGCCGTCACCCCCGAGCTGGTGTCGGTGGATGCGTCCGGCCAGGTGACCGGCCTCAGGCCGGGGAAGGCCCAGGTGGCCGCCATGGTCGGGGGCACGGTGGTGGGGTTCGCCGACCTGACGGTGCCGCAGCTGGGGGCCGCCACCCTGGAGGTGGCCGCGCCCGGGGCGATCGTCGTGGGCACCAGCGCGCCCATATCGCTCGCGGCCACCACCCGGCTGGGGGAGGCGCTGACCGCGCCGGTGGCATCCTTCACCTCCGACGCGCCCGCGGTGGCCAGCGTGGACGCGCTCGGGCGCGTGTACGGCCTCGCCCCCGGAAGCGCGACCATCACGGTCCGGTCGGGCGTCGCGGAGGAGGAAGTGGAAGTCAGCGTGGAGGCGGACCCGGGATTCTCGTACTCGCTCGAGCCCGCGGCCTCCACGGTGCGCACCGGCGACGTGGTGCGCTTCCGGGCCGGTGCGAACCTGCCTTCGGGCGCGGGCGGCCCCGAGCTGCTGCCCGCGTGGACGGTGGCGGGGGTGGGGGCCCAGATCGACGCCGACGGAGCCGAGGGCGTGTTCGTGGCCGAGGACCCGGGACGCTACGTCGTCTACGCGGTTATCGGGGAAGGCGTGGTGCGCACCGCCAACGTCGAGGTGACCGAGCGCATCTCGGATTCGGAGCTGATCCAGGTGGGGAGGGGACCGATCTCCTCGCACCACTCGGGTGACATGTGGGTGTTCGAGGGCGTGGACGGGCGCGACTACGTCTACGTGGGTACCTACATGCACGACTGGATGAAGGTGTGGGACGTCACCGACAGCGGCGCGCCCGTCCTCACGGACTCGATCCAGCTGGACGCGCGCCGCATCAACGACGTGAAGATCCATCCCGACAACCACATCGGGATCGTCACCCG
The genomic region above belongs to Gammaproteobacteria bacterium and contains:
- a CDS encoding Ig-like domain-containing protein → MMSFAHVFALAVAVQAAPDRVEVLPASAEVGVDAVLPLTARVLDAEGAVIEGAAVTWVAVTPELVSVDASGQVTGLRPGKAQVAAMVGGTVVGFADLTVPQLGAATLEVAAPGAIVVGTSAPISLAATTRLGEALTAPVASFTSDAPAVASVDALGRVYGLAPGSATITVRSGVAEEEVEVSVEADPGFSYSLEPAASTVRTGDVVRFRAGANLPSGAGGPELLPAWTVAGVGAQIDADGAEGVFVAEDPGRYVVYAVIGEGVVRTANVEVTERISDSELIQVGRGPISSHHSGDMWVFEGVDGRDYVYVGTYMHDWMKVWDVTDSGAPVLTDSIQLDARRINDVKIHPDNHIGIVTREGASNRRNGMVLLDLADPAHPEIISRYDETLTGGVHNVWILGDENLVYACHNGTSEMHIIDISDPANPVEVGRWGLDKQGKTLHDVIVQDGYAYLSYWNDGVIMLDVGAGTHQGTAREPAFVSQFKYPIGNTHVAWRHGRYLYLGDEIFPPGWDPERPIEARGFIHVVDYSDIENPVEVAWYEVPEAGVHNVWAEGDRLYLGYYQAGLRVLDISGELRGNLYEQGREVAAFVPRDGDMVVPNWPMTWGAQIYKGRIYSSDLNSGIWITELRPKRVVF